The Nocardia sp. NBC_00508 nucleotide sequence GGTCAGAGCAGACTCCCCAGCGGATCGGCCCGCGCGAGCGCGGCGTCGCCGGACGCGAAGGTGCGCGCGGGACCCGGACCGGTCGAACGGGTTTCGAAGCGAACGGTGACCACGCCCAACCCCGCGCCCTGCACCCAGCCGTGACCGTGCTCGGGATGCGTCACGTCCAGGCCGGGATGCCAGACGGTGACCGGCAGGGTGGACTGCGCGGCACCACTCTGGTCGTCGGGCAGCATCGGCTCGGGCTCCGGTTCCGCCGCGGGGAGGTCGGCGACCGGGCCGCGATCGAGTTCGGGAAACAGCGATTCCTGGCGGACCGTGGACAAACCGCCGTAGCTCACCCCGACCAGCCGGATCGGGCCGAGGTCACGTGGGTCGAGAGCCGAGCGCTGCGCGGCGGCGGCGAGAGTGGCCAGGTCCTCGGTCGCATAGGGCAGAGTGAAGGAGCGGGTGACGATGCACATATCGGACTTCTTCAGCTTGAGCACCACGGTGCGGGCGGCGCGCCCGTCACCGACCAGGCGCCGATGCGCCGCCGCGGCCATGTCCTCGATGGCCGGGCGCAGTTGGGCCAGGGTGACGATATCGGCTTCGTAGGTGGTCTCGGCGCTGATCTGCTTGGCCTCGGTGCGCTCGGCGACCGGCCGGTCGTCGATGCCACGCGCGAGCCGATGCAGCGCGGCGCCCACGCTGCCGCCGAGAATCGACATCGCCTCGGATTCCGGCAGGGCCGCGAAGGCGCCCACGGTCTCGATGCCGAGCGTGCGCAATCTGCTCTCCGCGACCGGCCCGATCCCCCATAGTTTGCGGACCGGGAGCCCGGCCAGCAAATGCGGCTGCTCGACCGGCGAAATCACCCGGACCCCATCGGGTTTGGCCAGATTGGACGCGATCTTGGCCAGCTGCTTTCCGGTGCCCGCGCCGACCGAGGCGGTCAGCCCGGTGCGTTCGCGCACCAACGCGCGCAGTTCTTCGCAGAACGCGTGCACCCGCGCCACCGTCGCGCCCGCCAGCTCGGCGGGCTCGCCGAACGCCTCGTCGAACGACAGCGTCTCCAGTACCGGGATCCGGCGGCGCAGCACGTCGAAGACCTGTCCGCTGACCACCCCGTAAACGGCGCCGCGCGGTGGCACCACCACCGCGGTGACGCCGACCAGCCTGCGCGCCTGATGCATCGGCATCGCCGAGCGCGCGCCGAACACCCTCGCCTCATAACTGGCTCCGGCCACCACGCCGCGCCCGCCGGTCCCGCCGACCAGCACCGGCCGCCCGCGCAGCGTCGGCCTGGTCAGCTGCTCGACCGAGGCGAAGAACGCGTCCATATCGATGTGCAGA carries:
- a CDS encoding DNA polymerase IV, with product MYGATAVNGGHPPVLAAADSTARRWVLHIDMDAFFASVEQLTRPTLRGRPVLVGGTGGRGVVAGASYEARVFGARSAMPMHQARRLVGVTAVVVPPRGAVYGVVSGQVFDVLRRRIPVLETLSFDEAFGEPAELAGATVARVHAFCEELRALVRERTGLTASVGAGTGKQLAKIASNLAKPDGVRVISPVEQPHLLAGLPVRKLWGIGPVAESRLRTLGIETVGAFAALPESEAMSILGGSVGAALHRLARGIDDRPVAERTEAKQISAETTYEADIVTLAQLRPAIEDMAAAAHRRLVGDGRAARTVVLKLKKSDMCIVTRSFTLPYATEDLATLAAAAQRSALDPRDLGPIRLVGVSYGGLSTVRQESLFPELDRGPVADLPAAEPEPEPMLPDDQSGAAQSTLPVTVWHPGLDVTHPEHGHGWVQGAGLGVVTVRFETRSTGPGPARTFASGDAALARADPLGSLL